In Sphingobacterium sp. R2, the genomic stretch TTTTTATTTGGTTTCAAATGCAGTTAATAGACTTTAACCATGTAGATATAGTCTTGCATTTTCTTGATTTGTTCTGTTCTTGGTAAACCCGCCAAGCTATTCTTTTTGTTGATCTTAAGCCCTGTAACCAAAGAATCCGTTGGAATCTCTGCTAACGCATTCAAGATTGATTTTGTTTTGATTGCAAAGGCTGCACCATCAATTCCACGTTGCTTTCCAGAAATAATACCAATAACGTTACCTCTGCTATCCAATACAGGACCACCACTATTACCTGGATTGACTGGTACGGAAATCTGATACGCGATGGTATCACCGGCATAACCAGTTGATGAACTTAGGTATCCTTGACCATATACGGCTTCATCTCGCGGAAAGCCGATGGTATAGATATCTTCACCAAGATCTGAAGTTGATGTTTTAAATGTGTACGGTAAGCTCTTAACTTTTTTAAAGTTCTTATCAGCGATGTACAAAATAGCCAAGTCTTTGCTAGGATCAGTATGTACGATTTGTGCTTTATAGGATTCGCCTTTATTATTTTGCAAGTAAATCGAATCTGCACCACTAACAACGTGGTAGTTAGTGACAACATAACCATCTGTTGTCAACATAAAGCCTGTTGCGCCAAATTGGCTTTCAGCACCTTTCACTGATTTTTTGTCGTTGATATCTTTGATTGCAGCATTGTGGGCATTGACGTTCTTTTTGACATTGTTCATGTCTCTACGCAATGCACTGTAATCGGAAGAAGCCTTTTCGAGGTTGCTGTAATAACCGCTCAACCATAATGTGCCAAATACCGCAAATACCGCGACTACTGCAGCGACCAAAGAACTGGCTTTGATACGTTCCCAAAGAGAAATCACCGTTGACTGCTTCATTGGTACGACCTTAGTCGTTTTACTTTGGGTTTTATGGTATTCTTTTGCTGATTGTGCCAATACATTTTTGAAATCTATCCGATGGCTAGTTTCCTTCATGTGGGCAACAAATTCGCGGTGTTGTTGTAATTGGGCAGCATAGGAGGGGTGTTCAGCACAGAAAGATTCAAATGCAGCTTGTTCCTCGGCCGATAATTCGCCGCGAAGATATTGATCTGCTAATTCGAAAAATTCTTTTTGATTCATTGTTCCCATGGTGTTACTCAAATTTTAATCTGTTGAAAAAAATATTTTTTTCAGCCGTTGCAGGCATTTATACTTCTGAGTCTTGGCATTATCTGTATTGGTATAACCAAATTTTTCACAGATATCCTGCATCGAATGGTTTAAGATGTAGAAATCGTGTAAGATTGTCTTACAGGGTTCTCCCATTTTCTCTAAGGCAAGCTCCATTTGGTCAAACTTTTTTTCAAGTTCTTGATGCTGTTGTAGATCTTCTTCCTCAAATAAGGAATCTTCATAACCGCGAATGTCACTATTGCCAAAACCAGCACGATTGAGTTGCTTAAGCCAAAGCCTTCTGCAAATCGAGTAGAGATATGTTTTAAGTTTGCTGCTGAGCTCAAAGTTCCCTTTGGAAACTTTATCGTAGAGCACAATCACAGCTTCTTGAAAGATATCTTTCGCTTCATCCTCCCTTCCATTATTTTGCAAGATCATATGGCTTATAGACGGATAGTAACGCTTATAGATAGCATCTATCGCCAAGCTGTTGCCGTCTTTGATGCCTTCAATGATTTGCTCATCATTTTCTAGCAGGACTGATTTACTGAATTTACTCACCTATTAATACCTTAATGCTTAAATTGTAACCCTTTGAAAAATAAAATTATTCGAAATAATTTCAAACGCCAACTTTTATTTGTTTAAAGCGAAATCTATCCAAAAATACTGCTTATTACTGACAACCGAAAGCATTTGTTTTTTATTGGAATAGTACGGTCTATTTCTTAGCGCGGCAAGTTTCCTTTGCATCTTTTTTTGATGTTGTTACTTGCTTTGCTGCATAGCTGCCAGAAGAACTACCCTCGACTGATGAAGAACACGAAATTGAGCGAAAGGATTTTCGATTGTATCGAAAAAGTTTCGCAATCGAGTGCTTTCATAATCTGCTTGTTATTACTCCAAAATGAAGTTACATTTGGTTTCCTAGTCTAAATTGTTCAACGACATTATGTTAAGAAAATCTCTTATTTTTTCAACGATTCTAGCCTCCTTGCTATCCCTGAACACAAGTTTCACGATAGGGCAGACCACCACATCCGCTATCGACGGTTTTCAGTACGGAACATTACAGTCTCCAAAAGGGAATGAGTGGGACTCTCCCCAACTATTATCACTGAATAAAGAACTGCCACATGCTTCGTTCTATTCTTTTAAAAACGTGCAGAGTGCAAGAAAAGTACTTCCCGAGCACAGTAACTATTGGATTTC encodes the following:
- a CDS encoding serine protease; amino-acid sequence: MNQKEFFELADQYLRGELSAEEQAAFESFCAEHPSYAAQLQQHREFVAHMKETSHRIDFKNVLAQSAKEYHKTQSKTTKVVPMKQSTVISLWERIKASSLVAAVVAVFAVFGTLWLSGYYSNLEKASSDYSALRRDMNNVKKNVNAHNAAIKDINDKKSVKGAESQFGATGFMLTTDGYVVTNYHVVSGADSIYLQNNKGESYKAQIVHTDPSKDLAILYIADKNFKKVKSLPYTFKTSTSDLGEDIYTIGFPRDEAVYGQGYLSSSTGYAGDTIAYQISVPVNPGNSGGPVLDSRGNVIGIISGKQRGIDGAAFAIKTKSILNALAEIPTDSLVTGLKINKKNSLAGLPRTEQIKKMQDYIYMVKVY
- a CDS encoding sigma-70 family RNA polymerase sigma factor — its product is MSKFSKSVLLENDEQIIEGIKDGNSLAIDAIYKRYYPSISHMILQNNGREDEAKDIFQEAVIVLYDKVSKGNFELSSKLKTYLYSICRRLWLKQLNRAGFGNSDIRGYEDSLFEEEDLQQHQELEKKFDQMELALEKMGEPCKTILHDFYILNHSMQDICEKFGYTNTDNAKTQKYKCLQRLKKIFFSTD